From the genome of Homalodisca vitripennis isolate AUS2020 chromosome 8, UT_GWSS_2.1, whole genome shotgun sequence, one region includes:
- the LOC124367546 gene encoding probable pterin-4-alpha-carbinolamine dehydratase — MYQAAVIGLGLSHSLLKPVGILSLHSFSRIRIESFSTSSVLLRKMALSPKLTGEDRESHLKPLLQKQWVLEDGKDAIHKDFQFKDFNQAFSFMTRVALLAEKMDHHPEWFNVYNKVKVTLWSHDVQGLSQRDIKMATFMETVAASLAA; from the exons ATGTATCAGGCAGCTGTAATTGGCCTTGGTCTTTCCCATTCACTACTGAAACCTGTTGGAATACTTTCTCTTCATTCCTTCTCAAGGATTAGGATAGAAAGTTTCTCTACCTCTTCAGTTTTACTTAGGAAAATG GCTCTGTCACCCAAACTTACAGGTGAGGACAGGGAGTCACACTTAAAACCTCTTTTACAAAAGCAGTGGGTCCTGGAGGATGGGAAGGACGCAATTCACAAAGATTTTCAGTTTAAAGACTTCAACCAG GCATTCAGCTTCATGACCCGTGTAGCACTGCTGGCTGAGAAGATGGATCATCATCCAGAATGGTTCAATGTCTACAACAAAGTCAAGGTCACACTGTGGAGTCACGATGTTCAGGGGCTGAGTCAACGGGACATCAAGATGGCCACTTTCATGGAGACTGTCGCTGCATCCTTGGCAGCTTAA